The DNA segment CTATCTTGAGTATGCGGTGGCCAAAGACCTGGCTGGTGTGCTGACTAAAGTTGTGCAAAATATGGAGCGGATGAACCAGCAGAATGATGTCAGCAAGGGCAATAAAAAAGCCACGGCGACCATTGAAGCTGATGAAGGTACTAATTCATTAATTGTAACGGCTGAAGCCGATATCATGCAGTCCTTGTTATCGGTGGTCAAGCGCTTGGATATTCGCCGAGCGCAGGTATTGGTTGAAGCGATTATTGTTGAAATGACTGATGATGATGGTCGTGATCTGGGTATCGAATGGCTATTCCTTAACGATAGCGGTGCTTACGGTTCATCCAGTAACCAGGGCTTGGGTGGTGCGATCGCTTCCGCCGCTTTTGAAACCGATGAAAACGGTGACCCGGTTGATTCCCGTGCCGGTATTGCAGAAGTGTTAGGCGGTGCTGCGGGACAGGTGCTTGGTATCGGCCAGCTTGATGATGATCTGAGCTTTAATGTGGTGATCAATGCCTTGCAGGGTAACCGCGAGGCCAATATCCTATCGACACCCTCATTGTTAACGCTGGATAACGAAGAGGCGTCTATCACCGTCGGTGAAAATATTCCCTTTGTGACAGGCTCTTATACGTCTACCGGTAATTCTTCTAATCCCGATAGTCCTTTCCAAACCGTTGAGCGGGAAAATGTCGGGATTACGTTAAAAATTACCCCCCAGATTAATGAGGGCGATTCTCTGGTGCTGGCCATTTCTCAGGAAGTATCCAACGTGATCGAAGGCAGCGCTACGCTAAATAGCAATGTGATTACCAGTGAGCGAAAAATTGATACCAAAGTATTGGCCGACAACGGCCAGATTATTGTGCTCGGTGGTTTGATTGAAGATGATGTCACTGAGCAGGTACAAAAAGTGCCCGTGCTGGGTGATATGCCGATTATCGGTGCTTTGTTTAGAAGTACCTCTACCCGTGTGGGTAAAAAGCATTTGCTGATTTTTATTCGCCCCACCATTGTTCGTGATAAGCGCACGATGGATGAAGCAACCGGCCAGAAGTATAGCTTGATTCGCCAGCAACAATTATTGGAAATCGAAGAAGGCGTTGACCTTGTCGATGACTCAGCTCTACCATTATTACCGCAGTGGCGGGAACAGTTAGAAGAACTGCAAGATATTCAGGATCAAAAAGCTGAAGATGCAGAAGCTGAACCAGCGACAGAATCAGAACAAGCAGAGGCGCAAGCGCAATGATTAAAGCCGATGCATACTACGATGGTCGTTTATGATGGATGATGTTGAAGCCATTATCCAGGATGGAGCGCTAACCACAGAGGAGCTTGAGCCGATAGCTGGTGGCCGCATTCAACAGCTGCCGTTTACCTTTGCGCAAGCCCACGGTGTGCTGTTGCAGTATGAGAATGATAAGCCCCATATTCTTTATCGCAGCGGTTTAAAAGTCGCTACCTTATTGGAGCTGCGTCGAGCGCTGGGTGAACCCTTTACCCATGCCGAATTAGCCGACCAGGTTTTTCAAACCCGGCTCACCCGCGCTTACCAAAAAGATAATAACGAAGCCGTTCAGGTTGCCGAGGATATGGGGGCCGATATTGATCTTACTCGGCTGGCCGATGAAATTCCCGACACAGCTGACTTAATGGATGCTGATGATGATGCGCCGGTTATTCGGTTGATTAATGCGGTTTTATCCCAGGCTGTACGTGAACAGGCTTCGGATATTCATATTGAAACCTTTGAAGATCGGCTTACCGTACGTTTTCGTATCGACGGTATTCTGACTGAAGTGCTTTCGCCAAAACGTATGTTGGCGCCGCTATTGGTATCGCGGTTAAAGGTGATGGCGAAACTGGATATTGCTGAAAAGCGTGTACCGCAGGATGGTCGTATCTCTATTCGTTTAGCGGGCCATGCGGTGGATATTCGTGTGTCTACCATTCCCTCGGCCCATGGTGAGCGAGTGGTACTGCGACTGTTAGATAAGCAGGCCGGGCAGTTGCACCTTGATCAATTGAATATGAACGAGCAGGCCCACGAAGGCTATACCAAAGCACTGCATACGCCCCACGGTATTATTTTAGTGACCGGCCCAACGGGTTCCGGTAAAACCACAACGCTCTATGCGGGCTTGACCCATATTAATCAAAGCAGCCGTAATATTTTAACTATTGAAGACCCGGTGGAATATTTACTGCCAGGTATTGGCCAGACGCAAGTGAATTCCAAAGTTGATATGACATTTGCGAGAGGCTTGCGTGCCATCTTACGGCAGGATCCCGACGTGGTGATGGTGGGAGAGATTCGTGATACCGAAACGGCAGAAATTGCAGTGCAAGCGAGTTTAACGGGCCACTTGGTTTTATCCACGTTGCACACCAATACCGCAGTGGGCGCAATAACTCGCTTGCAAGATATGGGGGTTGAACCGTTCTTACTCTCCTCAAGTATTATTGGTGTTTTAGCCCAGCGCTTGGTGAGGGTGTTATGCGAACACTGTAAAGAGGGTCATCCTGCCAGTGAGGGCGAGCTAGCTGTGTTAGGCATCAGCAACCCTACGGAAGACATCACTATTTACCGTGCCACGGGTTGTGATCACTGTAACCAGGGCGGCTACAAAGGTCGTACCGGTATTTATGAAATGATTGAGATCGATGATGAGTTACGCACCATGATTCATGAGGGGGCTGGTGAACAGGAAATGCTGACAGAGGCGCGCAAACGTGCCGGTGGTATTTTAGATGATGGCCGGCGCCGGATTTTGGCGGGTGAAACCACGATTGAAGAGGTGTTGCGGGTAACCGCAGCCTAAGGCTGGTAAAGCGATGTCGGCATTCAGTTATAAAGCGTTAGACAGCAATGGCAAAATGGTCAAAGGGGTTATTGAGGGAGACTCAGAACGCCAGGTCAGAAGCCAGCTGCGCTTGCAGCAATTAAAACCGGTTGCTGTTGCCGAGTCCGCAGAAAAAATTACCAAGCCTCGCAAAGGTTTTAATCTGGAGGGTTTATTTAAGCCCCGTATCAGTCAGGCCGATTTATGTTTGATTACCCGGCAAATGGCTACGCTGGTCCAATCCAATATGCCTTTGGATGAAGTGTTGACGGCTACAGCGCAGCAAGCAAGAAAACCCCGTATTAAAAGTTTGATGTTGCAGGTGCGTGCCCGTGTTCTGGAAGGTCATAGTCTGGCCTATGCACTGGGCGATTTCCCGCAGATATTTAATGAGATGTATTGCTCCATGGTTAAAGCGGGTGAAACAGCAGGCTTTTTAGGCACCGTACTTGAGCAGTTAGCCGACTATACAGAAAACAGTCAGCATACGGCGCAGAAATTAAAAGGGGCTATGATCTACCCGATTATTCTTACCTTGTTATCGGTAGCGGTTATCGGTGTGCTGATGATTTTTGTGGTGCCTGATCTGGTCGGCATGTTTAATCATACCAAACAGGAATTGCCTGCCTTAACCAAAATGGTTATCGCCACCAGTGATTTTTTTGCGGAAAAATGGTGGACACTTATTGTTGGCTTGGTGTTGGTGCTGGTCGGCTGGCAGCAACTATTAAAAAGCCCGGAGCGTCGTAAAGTGTGGCATCAACTGGTGCTAAAGCTGCCGTTTATTTCCGGCTTTGTGGTGGCGATGGATACCGCTCGTTTTGCCTCGACATTAAGTATATTAACCAGCAGTGGTGTGCCGCTGTTAGATGGTTTGCGGATAGCGGGAGAAGTCCTGACCAACTTGCGTTTGCGAGAAGCGAGCAAAGAAGTCGCCATTACCGTGCAGGAAGGTGGCAGTTTGCACCGTGCACTGGATCAGGCGGAAGTGTTCCCACCCATGATGGTGCATATGGTTGCCAGTGGTGAAGCCAGTGGTGAATTGGAAAATATGTTGGCGCGCTCGGCTTTAACCCAGCAGCGTGAGTTAGATATGAGCCTGGATAATTTAATGGGCGTGTTTGAACCGATGATGATTCTGGTAATGGCAGCGGTGGTCTGCACGATTGTGTTTTCCATCTTAATGCCCATTATCCAAATGAATAATTTAGTGGCTTAGTACTGAGCTTTAACAAATTGATAGGAACCAGTGATGAAGAAACAGTATCGTAAACAAGCAGGCTTTAGTTTAATCGAAATAATGGTGGTCTTGGTTATTATCGGTTTATTAGTCAGCATCGTTGCCCCCAATGTATTAGATCAGGCCGATGATGCTCGGGTACAAAAAGTACAGGCAGACTTTAGCGCTATTGATACCGCCCTTAGCATGTATCGCTTGAATAATTTTACTTACCCAACCAGTGAGCAGGGTTTAGAAGCACTGGTAGAAAAGCCAACTATTGATCCTATCCCCAGTAATTGGAAA comes from the Oceanicoccus sagamiensis genome and includes:
- the gspE gene encoding type II secretion system ATPase GspE; its protein translation is MMDDVEAIIQDGALTTEELEPIAGGRIQQLPFTFAQAHGVLLQYENDKPHILYRSGLKVATLLELRRALGEPFTHAELADQVFQTRLTRAYQKDNNEAVQVAEDMGADIDLTRLADEIPDTADLMDADDDAPVIRLINAVLSQAVREQASDIHIETFEDRLTVRFRIDGILTEVLSPKRMLAPLLVSRLKVMAKLDIAEKRVPQDGRISIRLAGHAVDIRVSTIPSAHGERVVLRLLDKQAGQLHLDQLNMNEQAHEGYTKALHTPHGIILVTGPTGSGKTTTLYAGLTHINQSSRNILTIEDPVEYLLPGIGQTQVNSKVDMTFARGLRAILRQDPDVVMVGEIRDTETAEIAVQASLTGHLVLSTLHTNTAVGAITRLQDMGVEPFLLSSSIIGVLAQRLVRVLCEHCKEGHPASEGELAVLGISNPTEDITIYRATGCDHCNQGGYKGRTGIYEMIEIDDELRTMIHEGAGEQEMLTEARKRAGGILDDGRRRILAGETTIEEVLRVTAA
- the gspG gene encoding type II secretion system major pseudopilin GspG, whose translation is MKKQYRKQAGFSLIEIMVVLVIIGLLVSIVAPNVLDQADDARVQKVQADFSAIDTALSMYRLNNFTYPTSEQGLEALVEKPTIDPIPSNWKKGGYLKDLPLDPWGRPYLYLSPAEFSEDDYDLYSLGADGVTGGEDQNADIGSWMKKGGEDE
- the gspD gene encoding type II secretion system secretin GspD — translated: MALVASVSSVANAQTASATQAQGEQTWTVNFKETDIHELIRFVAKASKKTIIIDPKVKGKVQVISAKPVTSAELYELFLSILEVQGFAAVESGNVTRIIPAKDARTAPVGVQTGSDLPVSSAIVTQVIQLQNISAAKLIPVLRPLAPQQAHMAAYAPSNAIIISDTAANINRIKSVINSIDLSAVQKTDIVPLEHASAEEVVRMLEQLKKSEAAKGKAETKKLVLVADKRTNSVLVTGDELERQRVKLLIEYLDTPLAQSGNVKVVYLEYAVAKDLAGVLTKVVQNMERMNQQNDVSKGNKKATATIEADEGTNSLIVTAEADIMQSLLSVVKRLDIRRAQVLVEAIIVEMTDDDGRDLGIEWLFLNDSGAYGSSSNQGLGGAIASAAFETDENGDPVDSRAGIAEVLGGAAGQVLGIGQLDDDLSFNVVINALQGNREANILSTPSLLTLDNEEASITVGENIPFVTGSYTSTGNSSNPDSPFQTVERENVGITLKITPQINEGDSLVLAISQEVSNVIEGSATLNSNVITSERKIDTKVLADNGQIIVLGGLIEDDVTEQVQKVPVLGDMPIIGALFRSTSTRVGKKHLLIFIRPTIVRDKRTMDEATGQKYSLIRQQQLLEIEEGVDLVDDSALPLLPQWREQLEELQDIQDQKAEDAEAEPATESEQAEAQAQ
- the gspF gene encoding type II secretion system inner membrane protein GspF, whose protein sequence is MSAFSYKALDSNGKMVKGVIEGDSERQVRSQLRLQQLKPVAVAESAEKITKPRKGFNLEGLFKPRISQADLCLITRQMATLVQSNMPLDEVLTATAQQARKPRIKSLMLQVRARVLEGHSLAYALGDFPQIFNEMYCSMVKAGETAGFLGTVLEQLADYTENSQHTAQKLKGAMIYPIILTLLSVAVIGVLMIFVVPDLVGMFNHTKQELPALTKMVIATSDFFAEKWWTLIVGLVLVLVGWQQLLKSPERRKVWHQLVLKLPFISGFVVAMDTARFASTLSILTSSGVPLLDGLRIAGEVLTNLRLREASKEVAITVQEGGSLHRALDQAEVFPPMMVHMVASGEASGELENMLARSALTQQRELDMSLDNLMGVFEPMMILVMAAVVCTIVFSILMPIIQMNNLVA